The Budorcas taxicolor isolate Tak-1 chromosome 20, Takin1.1, whole genome shotgun sequence genome window below encodes:
- the LOC128065970 gene encoding transcription initiation factor TFIID subunit 9 isoform X1, translating into MESGKMASPKSMPKDAQMMAQILKDMGITEYEPRVINQMLEFAFRYVTTILDDAKIYSSHAKKATVDADDVRLAIQCRADQSFTSPPPRDFLLDIARQRNQTPLPLIKPYSGPRLPPDRYCLTAPNYRLKSLQKKASTSAGRITVPRLSVGSVTSRPSTPTLGTPTPQAMSVSTKVGTPVSLTGQRFTVQMPTSQSPAVKASIPATSAVQNVLINPSLIGSKNILITTNMVSSQNTASEASNALKRKHDDDDDDDDDDDDYDNL; encoded by the coding sequence ATGGAGTCTGGCAAGATGGCTTCTCCCAAGAGCATGCCGAAAGATGCACAGATGATGGCACAAATCCTGAAGGATATGGGGATTACAGAATATGAACCAAGAGTTATAAATCAGATGTTGGAGTTTGCCTTCCGATATGTAACCACAATTCTAGATGATGCAAAAATTTATTCAAGTCATGCTAAGAAAGCTACTGTTGACGCAGATGATGTGCGATTGGCAATCCAGTGTCGTGCTGACCAGTCTTTCACCTCTCCTCCACCAAGAGATTTTTTATTAGATATTGCaaggcaaagaaatcaaacccCTTTGCCATTGATCAAGCCATACTCAGGTCCTAGATTGCCACCTGACAGGTATTGCTTGACTGCTCCAAATTATAGACTTAAGTCTTTACAAAAAAAGGCATCTACTTCTGCAGGAAGAATAACGGTTCCACGGTTAAGTGTTGGTTCAGTTACTAGCAGACCAAGTACTCCCACGCTTGGCACACCAACCCCACAAGCCATGTCCGTTTCAACTAAAGTAGGGACTCCAGTGTCCCTCACAGGGCAAAGGTTCACAGTACAGATGCCCACTTCACAGTCCCCAGCtgtaaaagcatcaattcctgcAACATCAGCTGTTCAGAATGTTCTAATTAATCCATCATTGATTGGGTCCAAAAATATTCTTATTACCACTAACATGGTCTCATCACAAAATACTGCCAGTGAAGCATCAAATGCATTGAAAAGGAAACatgatgacgatgatgatgaCGATGACGACGACGATGACTATGATAACTTGTAA